CAGGCACTGGGGTAGTTTTCAGTTTAGTGCAAAGCGTCTGGGGTGAGAATAAGCACTGCGAAGTTCAAGGCCGTGGTTCTCTGTCAGAAAACATTGGATTGCTCCCTCTCAGGTGGGGAGTGAATCTTTGCCCCATGTGAAGGACTTCAAGTATCTCAGgctcttgttcacaagtgagggtagacTGGACTATGAGACTGGGTTCAAGCAGTTGAATTTAGagtcctcaggagggtgtctgggctcagccttagaaaaAGGGTGAAGAGCTTGATGTCCAGAGGGACCTCAGAGTAGAGTCGCTGTTCCTCCATCTTGAAAGttgccagttgaggtggtttggacCAGGATGCCTTCAAGTTGcttccctttggaggtcttccgggcatatccaactgggaggagactcTGTGGCAAACATAGATATGCCTGGAGGGAATATATATCCTATCTGACCTGGAAATGCCTCGGGAActctcaggaggaactggaataTGTTTCAGAGAAAAAGGATGTTTGGGCTGATTAACTTCACCTGCTTCCACTGTAACCCAACCCCAGTcagaggaagatggatggacggacttCTGAAACATGGAATTATTTAACATTGTCTCTGCATTTTCTGTAGCAGAGTCTGCCTTGATATTTCAGTACATCAATAGAAGTTACTAGgaatcacagcagcagcacattttGCAGCTGTGTAACCCTGACATGCACCAAGCCCTTTTGCCACCTGCAACATTTCTGTTCCCATTTTTGGCAATACCAAAATCAAAACCCCATTGGTATATGTGCAGCTATGACAGGTGTCAGCGTACTGTCTGCCAGCAGAGGTCAGTCCTCTGTCATAATAAAATGATTGTCTGTGTAGTTGGAGGTCCTGCTGagccattttcttttcctgtttgaaatccaaacagagaaaaaacaatgaCGCGTTTCATGTTATTGTCTTTTATTGCAGTTTTATGGTTATCAGGAGACTTTGTCCTAAccgttgttttattttatacctAGATTGATCATTTATGGTCTGTAATACAATCACTGTTTTGTTACTGATTGAAGCAAATAACTTCCAGCAGTGGATCAACCAGCCACAACAGTCAGGATGGTTTATAGTTTTGTGGGAGTTTTTCAACAGTGAGTGTATTTAGTTCAGCACCATTTTGTTCCAAACATTAACCATTAATTTCACTCACATTTGTATAGCTTCAATGTTTTCAccgttttgtttttttttcactaaatcACCACATTCTGATAaagacaaacatgtttttatatcaaaatagACTTCAACTTGTGCAAGGAAAGGAATTTTGAAGCACCATGTCATTGAATAAAACTTTAGACTATATTTATAGTTTAGATTCAGACTTAAGATATTTTGGTTGAATTTTTGGACCCACAAAGTCCTGCAAAATGGTCAGGCTTCCAAAAAAATCTGCTTCCAACAAGATATTTTCGTAGTTATgaatattatttttcaattagATTTTTCTGGATGCCTAATCACACATTAATTTTGATatcacatttgatttttttttttttcccaagccAAGATGCGAGAACTCAAAGACATGTCAAGCATTTTCCAGTTTGACTATTTTCATAAAGAACACTGCACATTCAAGTTTTACAGTTTGTTGTAAACACTTTCCTGAAATctaataattattttaatcatttttctttctgtttttgaacCTGTCATGATGTTATCAATTGATTAATCATTTCTTTATCTATTTAAATCAGAAAAGAAGTTTACATcaaaaaggaaattttaaaCATCACAGCCAGTctctaaaatgtttgttttttttttttttctggtaaaatACTGACAGGATTTAGTTCATAAACTATGTAACAAACATACTGAATAACTAATTTAgcagagaaaatgtatttatactGCTTGTGCTCTGTGTCATCTATTTAATGCTTTAACCAATGAatacataaacataaaaaaacacaacatataaAAACGATTAAAGTTAAAGTATTTAATATTCAAAATTAGCTCTGTAACCACAGAGTACAAGcgttttttatgatttatttttaacttgtgaTATTATCCATGTCATGATATTCTGGTTACATCAAAGTACAGCAGAATGATGTTAATTACACTTTCACTGGTTTATTGAACTTTCTTAATTAAACACAATTAACATGCACAGTAGGTCACTTTGATGTTAAACTGGTTCTGTGTGTTCAGTAAATTATCAAGAGattattatttatcaaaaaaatatgttttactcATAGACTGTACTGTTTTGTTCTATTTGTTCCATCATTTATTctgttctatttttattttagctcCTCTCCCTCATTTATCATGTCCTccatttttctatattttctcCATGTGGCTCTTTACTTTGTTCTTCATCATTGCTTTTTGTCACACCATGCATCCATCAGTTATTGCAGTGGTACCCAAGCTTTTTCTGTCGGGCCCCCCTTTGACaggtttaaaatattttcagccccccccccaaccgAACATTTCAATATGttcaaacatgtaaatgtacatCAAACACACCATCATTCACATTTCTTCCTTAGGTTGCTCTGTGTTGTTCTCCATCTTCTTTACAGCATCCATCATCATTGTCATCAGTTTGTCTGTGTCCATCTCCAGTTGTTGAAAGTCTTGCTTTCTGTTCTCATGGCTCCAGCCGGCCTCCCTACAGATCTCTTTGAGTTTTAAATACACCtgtgctttcttttcttttaaatctccCTTCTCCTCAGAAACTTCTTTCTCCACTGATTTAACCTTTCTCTCATGTTCCTCAACCACACTCTCAGCCTCCTTCTTCTTTAAGGTGAGAtcatctttttgctgcttcagcTCTTTATGCAGTCCCATCAGTGTCTCTTTGAACTCTTTTCTCAGTGACTCCTCTAaaagctttaacttattttctgAATTATCCACTTTCTTGCCCTCCATCATGAGCTGTGTTCCTTCtctgtcttcatttttgttcttctttcctGTGGAGAAACAGAAGTAATACATTACTTTTAAATCATTCAAACAAAGATTTGATAATCCTGATTGTGCCTGTCTTATAGACATGTTGAACTGAAGGAAACTTTAATCCATCTGAATGAGGAAGCCTTGTAAACTGGTAGATAACTCTAAACATGGgatatttattttctactttagtattaaaaacactgaatatgaAAAATGAGTGAACCACAGTTGGACGTACATCTTTGTTGGTGTTTGTTGGTGTATGCTTCACATTTACATGAGAAAAATCTTAAACAATTTTTTGTAGTTGTTGTTATTAATCGACTTTTTTCATCTTACCTTTTAGTTTATTTCTCAGTTTCCAGGCCATGAAGACACATATGAAGATAATTATGAGGCCAAACACCACACTGATGGCTATAGAAGAGGAACAACCGGGAACCAGGAAGAAATCATctggaaagagaaaaaaatgatataaaagcaGATACTGGAGTTTATGTTTGAgagaaatgtttgtgtttaatgtttCTGAAGCTGAATCCTGTTATTTTTCTACCTGGAACATGGAAGCTTCTCTCTCTGGTCTGGTTGATGTTCCTCTGTTGGAGTTTACAGGTGAAGTTGTTGCTGGCTGTCTTCTTCACAGTCACTCTGCTGCTGATAGTATAGAGATCATCAGGACCTTTGACTGATCCTGGAGCTCCAGCAGAAAGGAGATGTCCCTCAGCATCCAGCCACATCAGCTCAGGCTGTGGGTACCAGCCTTTAGACTCACAGTCCAACATCACTCCATGGTTGGCCTTATCCATGCCTGCTAAGCTAACGCTAGGTGGAGAGGCAGCACCTGAGGATGGAGAGATACCAAGAAAGTTATTATTCTAGTTCTGGAGTTCTGTCCAGCTGAACTTTGACCCCAGGATATATCATTATCTGTTTCCAGATGTGACCAATGTTGGTGGATGTAAACAGGGAACATGTTTTATGAATGGAGAAAATCAGCCAAGGTCTTTAAAAGGGACATAAAAGCAAAATGTAATGTGCTAATTAAACAGTCATCTACCACCTTTAACTAAAGGCTTTCTGTTTACATTTGTGTGCAGAAATCTAGCAGGGTCCTTTATTAAGACCTTACAATTTAATACTCTGCATGGACTGGTGTAGATGATTTACTTACCAACAGTCAGATCAACAAACATTTCTTTCTTCATCGTTGGAATGGAGCATCTGTAGGTCCCGTTATCAGAGATCCTGGCTTTAGTCAGAGTCAGTTGGAGGTCTCCAAGCTTCAGTTTGTCCACAGACAGTGACGCTCTGCCTTTGTAGGCCTTGTTTTGGTTATCTGGAAGTTCCTTGCCATTGTGCCAAACAAAGACAAATCTGGGTACAAGGTCAGACCTCCCCCACTCCAGTGTCATGGAAACAGCATCCACAGGAGGATCCAGCTGACAGGGCAACACTACATCTTCACCCATCATTACTGTGACCGACTGATGGGGAGATTTATCTGTTTTCTGACCTGAAACAAAGTAGATTTACTTGAATTCTCTTATCAAATACACATTAACCGAGGTATAATATTTAGATTTGAGATCTGTCTTTACAGATTCAGTAAAAAATGCTGGATATCAAATCTGTTCTAAAGGATGaccaaaaatgactgaaaccaTCTAAGAGTTTATAAAATATCCTTTGAATCATGATGTGCCTTGCATGAAAGCTGCTCTTTCAATAATGTCTTCAGAGCCGCTGAATTCAATCATTTTAAGttgcaaaacatttaaagttttactTCATTTCAAGTTATTGAATTATTGGTTTGGACCctgaaaatacattaaaaccATCAACAAGATACAAAATAACACAGAGTGTTTGTGCAGTGTTTATACTCATCatatatgaaaaacaaagaagctCACTGGTTGACCAGTTACTTGGAAAGCTAAATCAACAGGAAAACTCTGGTTCCCTGTGCAGATGGTGATACAGTGCCttaaaaaagtgtttgccccctttctgattcctgacttttttgcatatttatttactttaatgttttggatcatcaaaccaatttttatatttcagaaaaacaacccaagtaaatacaaaatgcagggtctgtgaatatttcattttttaaggcggaaaaaatccaaacctatctgtccctgtgtgaaaaagtaattgtcccctgaacctaataactggttgttccacccttggcagcaataactgaaatcaagtgtttgtgataactgctgatgagtctttctcatcactgtggaggaatgctgtcccacttttcttcacagaattgtttaaaCTCAgacatattggagggttttccggcatgaac
This genomic stretch from Cheilinus undulatus linkage group 22, ASM1832078v1, whole genome shotgun sequence harbors:
- the LOC121504355 gene encoding butyrophilin subfamily 2 member A2-like; its protein translation is MAQLMDVFLHVGVVLLIAPSCGSQKTDKSPHQSVTVMMGEDVVLPCQLDPPVDAVSMTLEWGRSDLVPRFVFVWHNGKELPDNQNKAYKGRASLSVDKLKLGDLQLTLTKARISDNGTYRCSIPTMKKEMFVDLTVGAASPPSVSLAGMDKANHGVMLDCESKGWYPQPELMWLDAEGHLLSAGAPGSVKGPDDLYTISSRVTVKKTASNNFTCKLQQRNINQTRERSFHVPDDFFLVPGCSSSIAISVVFGLIIIFICVFMAWKLRNKLKGKKNKNEDREGTQLMMEGKKVDNSENKLKLLEESLRKEFKETLMGLHKELKQQKDDLTLKKKEAESVVEEHERKVKSVEKEVSEEKGDLKEKKAQVYLKLKEICREAGWSHENRKQDFQQLEMDTDKLMTMMMDAVKKMENNTEQPKEEM